One genomic window of Streptomyces sp. NBC_01498 includes the following:
- the dndD gene encoding DNA sulfur modification protein DndD — MLLRKITLEEFGAYRGKQSLDLTVKKNKPIILIGGLNGCGKTTLLDAIQLVLYGPRARCSSRGNKSYETFLRESINRQHDPTRGASITLEFTVTVDAKEHYYKVDRSWHTSGKSLKEFLNVQVDENYGDKGQATRRAQPGLKYSRHLSQGWADHVEDLLPLEVASLSFFDGEKIESLADPERAATVIESAVHSLLGVSTVEQLRTDLLALQRRQKLSDEEQHLMDNIHAQEQELASVQEKLDVAAQERADRAKTLRKAERDLGSLEDEFKKEGGGLFERRVELDAERKQAAGQLADLRISLVQLAAGPLPFLLMGTQLKELRKQAKHEHSAAAAGQVLDVLTERDEWLLKLLPESVRNEVTEKLDQDRAKRSKSTALKVNLGLPHDALAQISVLDEGLVRDKARAAQLLEQAAAASEEVDQLDRQLAGVPEQSKVEALQDARDEQIQKVVRIQESIARDDQRILELKRRRENVTAALERAHKSFVQAKVKAEEVERIIKYSEKARSTLERFGEALLQRHINRLEVAVLQSFKELMRKQGLVHDLRIDTDKFTLTLSDGEGEALDPGRLSAGERQLLAVSLLWGVMKVAGNRLPSVIDTPLGRLDSRHREHLVDRYFPHASEQVLLLSTDEEIDEYLLGRLKNSVAHTYTLVHDDSNFTTSVVEGYWWNVGAQNVA; from the coding sequence ATGCTCCTGCGTAAGATCACCCTCGAAGAGTTCGGGGCGTACCGAGGTAAGCAGTCCCTTGACCTCACCGTGAAGAAGAACAAGCCGATCATCCTGATCGGCGGTCTCAACGGCTGCGGCAAGACGACCCTCCTCGACGCCATCCAGCTCGTGCTCTATGGCCCTCGAGCCCGCTGCAGCAGTCGCGGTAACAAGTCGTACGAGACTTTCCTCCGCGAGAGCATCAACCGGCAGCACGACCCGACCCGCGGCGCGTCGATCACCTTGGAGTTCACCGTCACGGTGGATGCCAAGGAGCACTACTACAAGGTCGACCGGAGCTGGCACACCAGCGGCAAGTCCTTGAAGGAGTTCCTCAACGTCCAAGTGGACGAGAACTACGGCGACAAGGGCCAGGCCACACGCCGTGCACAGCCCGGGCTCAAGTACAGCCGGCATCTCAGCCAGGGGTGGGCTGACCATGTCGAGGACCTGCTCCCGCTGGAAGTCGCGTCTCTGTCCTTCTTCGACGGGGAGAAGATCGAGTCGCTTGCCGATCCCGAGCGCGCGGCGACCGTGATCGAGTCGGCTGTCCACTCGCTGCTCGGTGTAAGCACGGTGGAGCAACTTCGCACCGATCTCCTCGCGCTCCAGCGCCGTCAGAAGCTCTCCGACGAAGAGCAACATCTGATGGACAACATCCACGCTCAGGAACAAGAGCTTGCTTCTGTTCAGGAGAAGTTGGATGTTGCAGCGCAAGAACGTGCCGATCGCGCGAAGACCCTTCGCAAGGCTGAACGTGACCTCGGCTCCCTCGAGGATGAGTTCAAGAAGGAGGGAGGCGGGCTCTTCGAGCGCCGCGTTGAGCTGGACGCCGAACGCAAGCAGGCAGCTGGCCAACTGGCCGACCTACGTATCTCGCTGGTCCAGTTGGCAGCTGGCCCACTTCCCTTCCTCCTCATGGGAACGCAGCTCAAGGAGCTCCGTAAGCAGGCCAAACATGAACACTCTGCGGCAGCGGCCGGGCAGGTGCTTGATGTCCTCACCGAACGCGATGAGTGGCTACTCAAGCTCCTGCCTGAGAGCGTCCGCAACGAAGTGACGGAGAAGCTGGACCAAGACAGGGCGAAGCGCTCGAAGTCCACTGCGCTGAAGGTCAACCTTGGCCTGCCTCACGACGCGCTGGCGCAGATCTCCGTACTAGATGAGGGCCTGGTCCGCGATAAGGCCAGAGCAGCACAACTCCTGGAACAGGCTGCCGCCGCCTCCGAAGAGGTGGACCAGCTGGACCGCCAGCTGGCCGGCGTCCCTGAGCAGAGCAAGGTGGAGGCTCTCCAGGACGCCCGGGACGAGCAGATTCAGAAGGTCGTCCGGATTCAGGAGAGTATCGCCCGCGACGACCAGCGGATCCTTGAGCTGAAGCGACGACGAGAAAACGTCACGGCCGCTCTGGAACGAGCTCACAAGAGCTTCGTTCAGGCCAAGGTCAAGGCCGAAGAGGTCGAGCGAATCATCAAGTACTCGGAGAAGGCCCGCAGCACTCTGGAACGCTTCGGAGAGGCTCTTCTCCAGCGCCACATCAACCGCCTGGAAGTCGCCGTCCTGCAGAGCTTCAAGGAGCTCATGCGGAAACAGGGTCTGGTCCATGATCTGAGGATCGATACCGACAAGTTCACGCTCACTCTGTCCGACGGAGAAGGCGAAGCCCTCGACCCCGGGCGGCTCAGCGCTGGCGAGCGACAGCTCCTGGCCGTGTCCCTCCTGTGGGGAGTGATGAAGGTGGCCGGCAACCGCCTGCCTAGCGTCATCGACACGCCTCTCGGCCGCCTCGACAGCCGTCACCGGGAGCACCTGGTCGACCGTTACTTCCCGCACGCCAGCGAACAGGTTCTCCTTCTCTCCACGGACGAGGAGATCGATGAGTACCTGCTGGGCCGCCTGAAGAACTCCGTCGCCCACACGTACACCCTGGTCCACGACGACTCGAACTTCACCACCAGCGTCGTCGAGGGCTACTGGTGGAACGTAGGAGCCCAGAATGTCGCTTGA
- the dndC gene encoding DNA phosphorothioation system sulfurtransferase DndC, whose amino-acid sequence MSTPLPLGIPAVRRLPFDGRSLDEVTTKLTEEIRELYTADEVPWVIGYSGGKDSTAVLQLVWTALKELPAEKRIKTVHVISTDTLVENPVVAAWVTTSLETMEKAATEQGLPVEPHKLTPEIKDTFWVNLIGRGYPAPRPKFRWCTERLKIKPSNSFIRNVVAAHGEAIMVLGIRKTESQARARAMEKHEKRRVRDRLSPNANLPNSLVYSPVEDWTNDDVWEYLMQKPNPWGYNNHDLLTMYQGASEDGECPLVVDSTTPSCGSSRFGCWTCTLVEQDKSMTAMISNDEEKEWMQPLLDLRDKLDSPFGFVEDKDDPDYNPVKKLPHARPDRPARDFRRMNGQVNLFTRRSDGEDVVVHGPYLQNFREKWLKDLLDAQTWIRAHAPEHVRNIELITPAELHEIRRIWVFDKHEVEDTVPRIYKEATGEDFPGGALDEQLVMGADEMELLKEVCEGDELHYDMVRELLSVERKYRTMSRRSGLFQALESAVQKGFYEDRDDAFAFAQRKKQWRKDAETTLTFDEETGTDAPA is encoded by the coding sequence ATGAGCACTCCGCTACCTCTTGGTATCCCCGCCGTTCGCCGACTGCCGTTCGACGGGCGGTCCCTCGACGAGGTCACCACCAAGCTGACCGAGGAGATCCGCGAGCTGTATACTGCAGACGAGGTTCCTTGGGTCATCGGTTACAGCGGTGGCAAGGACTCCACTGCAGTCCTCCAGCTGGTCTGGACTGCTCTCAAGGAACTTCCGGCCGAGAAGCGGATCAAGACAGTTCACGTCATCAGCACGGACACCCTGGTCGAGAACCCTGTAGTGGCCGCCTGGGTCACCACGTCGCTGGAAACTATGGAGAAGGCCGCTACTGAGCAGGGTCTCCCTGTTGAGCCGCACAAGCTGACCCCGGAGATCAAGGACACCTTCTGGGTCAACCTCATCGGCCGCGGCTACCCGGCACCGCGTCCGAAGTTCCGCTGGTGCACCGAGCGACTCAAGATCAAACCGTCGAACTCCTTCATCCGCAACGTCGTGGCGGCCCACGGCGAGGCCATCATGGTCCTCGGTATTCGGAAGACGGAGAGCCAGGCCCGCGCTCGTGCGATGGAGAAGCACGAGAAGCGGCGCGTCCGTGACCGTCTCTCCCCCAACGCGAATCTTCCCAACTCGCTCGTCTACAGCCCCGTCGAGGACTGGACCAACGACGACGTCTGGGAATACCTGATGCAGAAGCCCAATCCCTGGGGCTACAACAATCACGACCTGTTGACCATGTACCAGGGCGCTTCGGAAGACGGTGAGTGCCCGCTGGTCGTGGACTCGACCACGCCGTCCTGCGGCTCCAGCCGCTTCGGCTGCTGGACCTGCACCCTGGTCGAGCAGGACAAGTCCATGACAGCCATGATCAGCAACGACGAAGAGAAGGAGTGGATGCAGCCACTCCTGGACCTGCGGGACAAGCTCGACTCCCCCTTCGGATTCGTCGAGGACAAGGACGACCCCGACTACAACCCGGTCAAAAAGCTGCCCCATGCCCGCCCCGACCGTCCGGCCCGCGACTTCCGCCGGATGAACGGCCAGGTAAACCTCTTCACCCGTCGCAGCGACGGTGAAGACGTAGTCGTCCACGGCCCGTACCTCCAGAACTTCCGGGAGAAGTGGCTCAAGGACCTCCTCGACGCCCAGACCTGGATCAGGGCCCATGCTCCCGAGCATGTTCGCAACATCGAGCTGATCACTCCTGCCGAACTCCACGAGATCCGCCGTATCTGGGTCTTCGACAAGCACGAGGTCGAAGACACCGTGCCGAGGATCTACAAGGAGGCAACGGGCGAGGACTTCCCCGGCGGCGCCCTCGATGAACAGCTCGTGATGGGCGCCGACGAGATGGAGCTCCTCAAGGAGGTCTGCGAGGGCGACGAACTGCACTACGACATGGTGCGTGAGTTGCTCTCCGTCGAGCGCAAGTATCGGACCATGTCCCGGCGCTCCGGCCTCTTCCAGGCTCTCGAATCGGCCGTCCAGAAGGGCTTCTACGAAGACCGCGACGACGCGTTCGCATTCGCTCAGCGCAAGAAGCAGTGGCGCAAAGACGCAGAGACCACCCTGACTTTCGACGAAGAGACCGGCACCGATGCTCCTGCGTAA
- the dndB gene encoding DNA sulfur modification protein DndB produces the protein MENEAVAPTTRVVTPRTSTGFEYTFPAIRGIQAGREFYVSMCPLRLIPKIFIFDEEELSPELRAQRILNKGRLPALSKYILDNPDDYIFSALTASVDGDMDFESHSPDGIGFRTGQLRIPMDARFLINDGQHRRAAIELALRENPDLGEETIAVVFFQDAGLARCQQMFADLNRHAVRPARSIGVLYDHRDTSSVVVRSMISQSTTFKGYVEMEKSNLSPRSRKMFTLSALYFGTQALLQGLEIEGDKATDLAQSYWEAIDKSLPEWAQVRAKELSATEMRRDFIHSHGIALHALGRIGNSLFRESTAPSKWKKQLAPLKTVNWTRVNPHWEGRAIVGGRVSKSHQNVTLTVNYLRTHLDLDLSPEEQRVEDAYLRGEA, from the coding sequence GTGGAGAACGAAGCCGTGGCACCTACGACCCGAGTCGTCACCCCACGCACATCTACCGGGTTCGAGTACACCTTCCCGGCAATTCGAGGCATCCAGGCTGGTCGCGAGTTCTATGTCTCGATGTGCCCGCTACGCCTGATCCCCAAGATCTTCATCTTCGACGAGGAAGAGTTGTCCCCCGAGCTGCGCGCCCAGCGCATCCTCAATAAGGGACGCCTCCCCGCCCTGTCCAAGTACATTCTGGACAACCCGGACGACTACATCTTCAGCGCCCTCACTGCCTCCGTCGATGGAGACATGGATTTCGAGAGCCACAGCCCTGACGGCATCGGCTTCCGGACAGGGCAGCTCCGGATCCCCATGGACGCTCGGTTCTTGATCAACGACGGTCAGCACCGTCGTGCCGCCATCGAGCTCGCACTCAGGGAGAACCCCGATCTGGGCGAGGAAACAATCGCCGTCGTCTTCTTTCAGGACGCCGGGCTTGCCCGCTGCCAGCAGATGTTCGCCGACCTCAACCGGCATGCGGTGCGACCGGCGCGCTCCATTGGCGTCCTCTACGACCATCGGGACACGTCGTCCGTGGTGGTCCGCTCGATGATCAGCCAGTCGACCACCTTCAAGGGTTACGTCGAGATGGAGAAGAGCAACCTCTCGCCTCGGTCCCGGAAGATGTTCACGCTCAGCGCGCTCTACTTCGGAACCCAAGCCCTGTTGCAGGGGCTGGAGATCGAGGGCGACAAGGCCACCGATCTCGCGCAGTCGTACTGGGAGGCGATCGACAAGTCGCTCCCGGAGTGGGCGCAGGTCCGTGCCAAAGAACTCTCCGCGACGGAGATGCGCCGAGACTTCATTCACAGCCACGGCATCGCGCTCCACGCCTTGGGCCGTATCGGGAACTCCCTGTTCCGAGAGTCCACCGCACCGTCCAAGTGGAAGAAGCAACTGGCACCGTTGAAGACTGTGAACTGGACCCGGGTCAATCCCCACTGGGAAGGACGCGCGATCGTGGGAGGCCGCGTCTCCAAGAGCCACCAGAACGTAACCCTGACCGTGAACTACCTGCGTACCCACCTGGACCTGGACCTCAGCCCAGAGGAACAGCGTGTGGAAGACGCCTATCTGCGAGGCGAAGCATGA
- the dndA gene encoding cysteine desulfurase DndA — MTKKWVADLVAYLDVAATTRVDPRVADVVLHWMTEDFGNAGSRTHEYGTRAKRAVKEARAFLAGTVGAKVEEVIFTSGATESNNIALLGIAPYGQKRQRRHIITSAIEHKAVVEPLLHLQSKGFEVDFLEPGPSGRITTEAVLEKLRPDTLLVSLMHVNNETGVIQPVAELAEKLRETPTYFHVDAAQGYGKLPEDLKAPIDLISISGHKVGAPKGVGALVTRRRGWDKVPLEPIMFGGGQERKLRPGTLPVPLIMGFYEAAKVFQERRGNWEREARDMRERILTALGKTRFKVNGDADHSVPHILNVTFDGLNAEALIVRLKSQVAVATGSACTSASYTPSHVLTAMGLPEDVAANGLRFSWFPSQVLDFDPEELAETVARMQPDAS; from the coding sequence ATGACCAAGAAGTGGGTGGCTGATTTGGTGGCGTACCTTGATGTGGCAGCAACAACACGTGTCGACCCCCGGGTCGCTGACGTGGTGCTCCACTGGATGACCGAAGACTTCGGGAACGCCGGCAGTCGCACTCATGAATACGGAACCAGGGCAAAGAGGGCGGTCAAGGAGGCGCGAGCGTTCCTGGCAGGAACGGTCGGAGCCAAGGTTGAAGAGGTCATCTTCACTAGCGGAGCCACTGAGTCCAACAACATCGCGCTCCTGGGCATCGCCCCGTACGGCCAGAAGCGTCAGCGCCGCCACATCATCACGTCCGCCATCGAGCACAAGGCAGTCGTTGAGCCCCTGCTGCATCTTCAGAGCAAGGGGTTCGAGGTCGACTTCCTGGAGCCTGGCCCTTCGGGCCGGATCACCACGGAGGCCGTGCTGGAGAAGCTACGTCCGGACACCCTCCTGGTCTCGCTGATGCACGTGAACAACGAGACCGGCGTCATCCAGCCGGTAGCTGAGCTCGCAGAGAAGCTGCGGGAGACGCCGACGTACTTCCATGTGGATGCTGCCCAGGGATACGGGAAGCTTCCCGAGGATCTGAAGGCCCCCATCGACTTGATCAGCATCAGCGGCCACAAGGTAGGGGCACCGAAGGGCGTGGGAGCGCTGGTAACGCGGCGGCGTGGCTGGGACAAGGTGCCGCTGGAACCGATCATGTTTGGGGGCGGGCAGGAGCGGAAGCTTCGTCCGGGGACGTTGCCTGTGCCGCTGATTATGGGGTTCTACGAGGCCGCCAAGGTTTTCCAGGAGAGACGGGGGAACTGGGAGCGGGAGGCGCGCGACATGCGCGAGCGCATCCTGACGGCGCTCGGCAAGACGCGGTTCAAGGTCAACGGCGATGCGGATCACTCGGTACCGCACATCTTGAACGTGACCTTCGATGGCCTGAACGCGGAAGCGCTGATCGTGAGGCTGAAGAGCCAGGTCGCGGTCGCCACCGGATCGGCGTGCACCAGCGCTTCGTACACGCCAAGTCACGTCCTGACCGCGATGGGGCTTCCTGAGGACGTCGCCGCGAACGGGCTGCGCTTCTCCTGGTTCCCCAGTCAGGTTCTCGACTTCGATCCGGAGGAGCTTGCGGAGACCGTCGCACGGATGCAGCCGGACGCCTCCTGA
- a CDS encoding DNA phosphorothioation-associated putative methyltransferase, which translates to MQESWNSDRRRTAIGRAALSVPARQALADRQLAPDRTVLDYGCGRGGDVRSLKRLDCRITGWDPYYSPDSPTVPSDVVLLTYVLNVIEDPEERRQTLLRAWELATAVLIVSTRLSWEKSKVRGEEFGDGLLTSRRTFQHLFGSSEIRNYVEETTGTRCVSAAPGIVYAFKNDSARLSYLAHRIVPDAEWLTSEDTTTAIASLIDYVERRGRPPRVEEMPRPVAELLAHLKPGDLKRVTRDSADADKINEGGKRTTLNTLLFLAVELFNGRGPFSNLPLSVQLDVRAFFSSYKEACQRADRLLLKLRDDGYVRSAMHASAVGKLTQTALYVHRRAVDRMPTILRLYEHCASIAAGRPQQWAVAKLKHQGRAVSWLDYPEFDTDPHPRIASSYLVDLKTLETSHISYANSTNRPLLHRKQEFLAPDDPDSQKYRRLTDSEIKAGLYEHPHLIGTVHGWEAELIRCGRELRGHRLVRRAVD; encoded by the coding sequence ATGCAGGAGTCTTGGAACAGCGACCGCCGCCGCACAGCGATCGGCCGAGCCGCCCTTTCCGTCCCTGCCCGCCAAGCCCTGGCGGACAGACAACTCGCTCCGGACCGAACAGTCCTTGACTACGGATGCGGGCGCGGCGGAGACGTCAGATCACTGAAACGGCTCGACTGTCGCATCACTGGCTGGGACCCGTACTACAGCCCTGACTCACCCACCGTTCCATCCGACGTCGTCCTGCTCACCTACGTGCTCAACGTCATCGAGGATCCGGAGGAGCGCCGCCAGACACTGCTACGCGCCTGGGAACTGGCGACCGCTGTCCTGATCGTCTCCACTCGCCTCTCGTGGGAGAAGTCCAAGGTCCGCGGTGAGGAGTTCGGGGACGGCCTACTCACCAGCCGCCGCACCTTCCAGCACCTCTTCGGCTCCAGCGAGATCCGCAATTACGTCGAGGAGACCACGGGTACACGCTGCGTCTCCGCGGCCCCCGGCATCGTTTACGCGTTCAAAAACGACAGTGCTCGCCTGAGCTACCTCGCCCACCGCATCGTGCCGGACGCTGAATGGCTCACCTCCGAGGACACCACCACGGCCATCGCGTCACTCATCGACTACGTCGAGCGTCGCGGCCGACCACCCCGCGTCGAGGAGATGCCACGCCCCGTGGCAGAGCTACTCGCTCACCTCAAGCCCGGCGACCTCAAGCGCGTCACCCGTGATTCCGCCGACGCAGACAAGATCAACGAGGGCGGCAAGCGCACCACCCTCAACACCCTGCTCTTCCTGGCCGTCGAGCTCTTCAACGGCCGCGGCCCTTTCAGCAACTTGCCGCTCAGCGTCCAGCTCGACGTCCGCGCATTTTTCTCCTCGTACAAGGAGGCGTGCCAACGGGCGGACCGTCTCCTCCTGAAACTCCGAGACGACGGCTACGTGCGCAGCGCGATGCACGCATCCGCCGTCGGCAAGCTCACTCAGACCGCGCTCTACGTGCACCGCCGCGCGGTCGATCGAATGCCGACCATCCTGCGTCTGTACGAGCACTGCGCATCGATCGCCGCCGGCCGCCCGCAACAGTGGGCCGTCGCCAAGCTCAAGCACCAGGGGCGCGCAGTGAGCTGGCTCGACTACCCAGAGTTCGACACGGATCCTCACCCACGGATCGCGTCGTCGTACCTCGTAGACCTGAAGACGCTCGAGACCTCACACATCTCCTACGCCAACTCCACCAATCGTCCTCTGCTCCACAGGAAGCAGGAGTTCTTGGCGCCCGATGACCCGGACTCCCAGAAGTACCGCCGTCTCACCGACTCGGAGATCAAGGCTGGCCTTTACGAGCACCCTCACCTCATCGGCACCGTGCACGGCTGGGAAGCCGAGCTTATCCGCTGCGGGCGTGAACTGCGCGGCCACCGACTGGTGCGCCGCGCAGTCGACTGA
- the ychF gene encoding redox-regulated ATPase YchF produces MSLTIGIVGLPNVGKSTLFNALTKNDVLAANYPFATIEPNVGVVGVPDPRLAVLAKIFDSQRILPATVDFVDIAGIVRGASEGEGLGNKFLANIRESDAICQVIRAFKDENVVHVDGKVSPKDDIETINTELILADLQSVEKAVPRLTKESRLQKEKVAVLAAVEEAQKILEAGTTLFAAGISAGTEKGRLLHELHLLTTKPFLYVFNVDEDELVDEDFKNEQRALVAPAEAIFLNAKIESELIELDDDEALELLQSMGQEEPGLATLGRVGFATLGLQTYLTAGPKETRAWTIKKGATAPEAAGVIHTDFQKGFIKAEVISFADLVEAGSVAESRAKGKARMEGKDYVMQDGDVVEFRFNT; encoded by the coding sequence GTGTCGCTCACGATCGGAATCGTCGGTCTGCCGAATGTCGGCAAGTCGACCCTGTTCAACGCCCTGACCAAGAACGACGTGCTGGCGGCCAACTACCCGTTCGCCACGATCGAGCCCAACGTCGGCGTCGTCGGCGTCCCCGACCCGCGCCTCGCGGTGCTCGCCAAGATCTTCGACTCGCAGCGGATCCTGCCCGCGACGGTCGACTTCGTCGACATCGCGGGCATCGTGCGGGGCGCGTCGGAGGGTGAGGGCCTGGGCAACAAGTTCCTCGCGAACATCCGTGAGTCCGACGCGATCTGCCAGGTCATCAGGGCTTTCAAGGACGAGAACGTCGTCCATGTCGACGGCAAGGTCTCGCCCAAGGACGACATCGAGACGATCAACACCGAACTGATTCTCGCGGACCTCCAGTCGGTCGAGAAGGCGGTCCCGAGGCTGACGAAGGAGTCCCGCCTCCAGAAGGAGAAGGTCGCCGTCCTCGCGGCGGTCGAGGAGGCCCAGAAGATCCTCGAAGCGGGCACGACACTCTTCGCGGCGGGCATCTCGGCGGGCACCGAGAAGGGCAGGCTCCTCCATGAACTGCACCTGCTCACCACCAAGCCGTTCCTCTACGTCTTCAACGTCGACGAGGACGAACTGGTCGACGAGGACTTCAAGAACGAACAGCGCGCCCTGGTCGCCCCGGCCGAGGCCATCTTCCTGAACGCCAAGATCGAGTCGGAGCTCATCGAACTGGACGACGACGAGGCCCTGGAACTGCTCCAGTCCATGGGCCAGGAGGAGCCGGGCCTGGCCACTCTGGGCCGCGTCGGCTTCGCGACCCTCGGCCTCCAGACGTACCTGACGGCGGGCCCGAAGGAGACCCGCGCCTGGACGATCAAGAAGGGCGCGACGGCTCCGGAGGCGGCGGGCGTGATCCACACCGACTTCCAGAAGGGCTTCATCAAGGCCGAGGTGATCTCCTTCGCGGACCTGGTGGAGGCGGGCTCGGTGGCCGAATCCCGCGCCAAGGGCAAGGCGCGCATGGAGGGCAAGGACTACGTGATGCAGGACGGGGACGTGGTGGAGTTCCGCTTCAACACATAG